From the genome of Streptomyces sp. NBC_01116, one region includes:
- a CDS encoding Helicase associated domain protein, which translates to MGKLLLAAGAFRVAPLQGEMTLSFLERIADRYGLSVRSLLSSVTEVAGRQGVAGALQGDSEVFLNAAARDRVAALSRVPQVDLGRALPAWMREEPLGPSKERPTARLHNGVETVAAWGPACPGCVAARTGRVAPARVYLAAHQRVCLRHRYWLMSVPGSGGRVVELAGCPEVVQAQEDHRKLLRRSPVAGSAFEVAEAVTAWWWAQQWPEEHLWPMRLDAAMPAGEDPQRWRILGRDLVTYPEAVALATLLASPAWRLRVAAGGGGHLPYRLADVPCVPCELGHRLWRPWLTERLAACTHGPLFAWAYQCIRTKGGGVDDEQRLWQVPLAFRPRPLADALAGYQHRQTAGTEGLPAQKRLRGHSVHAESAFATGLAHARTYAAQHGHLATQRDTRVGSFALGKWVHNQQTHALALPEEKAAALKDVDPWWNIPWSVKWQRSYYRARDHARRHGPLTAADGFPATHVLTGEWLYLQCTDYDSLHPEQRRLLAVIGITAQAAASARPRRTSRTAGIDTALVRARAFVAEHGCLALATKNISYQGFPLGQWLNAQRSLGRRQDEAGPHLQVLDEIDVWWNPPWPLAWQRTWHRIRAHVRDRRQAAAGGHWPDGSDGWATWLSVQCIGYKQLRPPQQHLLAEIGITAETAAVRPHEVIAQLCGTAPGLAHARTYAAQHGHLAIPRSAYCEGFPLGRWLSEQRRKAREHHRGTGGTWPVSTLLAALDPWWSPTWSLEWQRNWSRVRKRSESAYAVDDGGSTSIADLEEELAGWLRRQCAGYGTLHPEQHHLLARIGITAETARAAQPPAPSTEPDLLDTALAHARTYAARYGHIAAPTSTILNGFRLGKWLAWQRRRAHQGRLSSARAKALAMIDPWWNPAWPLQWQQAYHRLCTAAAGADGVTPTNHPRGLYRWIRVQQESWEHLHPGQQDLLTALGITPHTPVGERPAPATRSYPVSPGLDHARAYAVQHGHLTPDKHTRQDGFPLGTWLSRQRRNARAGTLSATTAAALASLDPWWNPPWPYTWHRTYQQYRTAINGSTPLPDALHRWIAQQRARWHTLHPHQQHLLTHSADSTDHSTRFWDSVASPTRPAARSQHAVATQPAEAEPAERAAGCGNPARRRRPVMPAATARPPHGCGCSRARSRCETAGGCDGCLLPNCGHRSRRGIRRCGNRYCGSSPLFRRARQ; encoded by the coding sequence GTGGGGAAGCTGTTGCTGGCCGCGGGCGCCTTTCGGGTGGCTCCTCTGCAAGGTGAGATGACGCTGTCGTTCCTGGAGCGGATCGCGGACAGGTACGGCCTGTCAGTGCGGAGTCTGCTGTCGTCGGTTACCGAAGTGGCCGGCCGCCAAGGCGTGGCCGGGGCTCTGCAGGGCGACAGTGAGGTGTTCTTGAACGCTGCGGCCCGGGACCGGGTCGCAGCGCTGTCTCGGGTGCCGCAGGTGGATCTAGGCCGCGCGTTGCCAGCCTGGATGCGAGAGGAGCCGCTGGGCCCCTCGAAAGAGAGGCCGACGGCGCGGCTCCACAACGGGGTGGAGACGGTTGCTGCCTGGGGTCCGGCGTGCCCGGGCTGTGTGGCTGCGCGGACCGGTCGCGTTGCACCGGCCCGGGTGTACCTGGCGGCGCACCAACGAGTCTGCCTACGCCACCGGTACTGGTTGATGAGCGTGCCTGGCAGCGGGGGCCGTGTCGTCGAGCTGGCCGGATGCCCGGAGGTGGTCCAGGCCCAGGAGGATCACCGGAAGCTGCTGCGCCGCTCCCCCGTCGCTGGTTCGGCGTTCGAGGTCGCTGAGGCGGTCACAGCCTGGTGGTGGGCCCAGCAGTGGCCTGAGGAGCACCTGTGGCCGATGCGGCTGGATGCGGCCATGCCCGCGGGCGAGGATCCGCAGCGGTGGCGGATCCTGGGGCGGGATCTGGTCACCTATCCCGAGGCCGTCGCCCTCGCAACGCTTCTGGCCAGCCCGGCCTGGCGGCTCCGTGTCGCTGCTGGCGGTGGTGGTCACCTGCCCTACCGGTTAGCTGATGTGCCCTGCGTGCCCTGCGAGCTAGGCCATCGCTTGTGGCGGCCGTGGCTCACCGAGCGTCTTGCCGCCTGTACCCACGGACCGCTGTTTGCCTGGGCGTACCAGTGCATCCGTACCAAGGGCGGCGGTGTAGACGACGAACAGCGGCTGTGGCAGGTCCCCTTGGCGTTCCGGCCCCGGCCTCTCGCCGACGCTCTGGCGGGTTACCAGCATCGGCAGACCGCAGGCACAGAGGGCCTGCCGGCTCAGAAACGGCTTCGGGGCCACAGCGTGCACGCCGAGAGCGCCTTCGCCACCGGCCTGGCCCACGCGCGCACCTACGCCGCCCAGCACGGCCACCTCGCCACCCAACGCGACACCCGCGTCGGCTCCTTCGCCCTGGGAAAATGGGTGCACAACCAGCAGACCCATGCCCTGGCCCTGCCGGAAGAGAAGGCCGCCGCCCTGAAGGATGTGGATCCGTGGTGGAACATCCCCTGGTCGGTGAAGTGGCAGCGCTCCTACTACCGCGCCCGCGATCACGCCAGGCGCCACGGCCCCCTCACCGCCGCCGATGGCTTCCCCGCCACCCACGTGCTGACTGGGGAGTGGCTGTATCTGCAGTGCACCGACTACGACTCACTCCATCCTGAGCAGCGCCGTCTGCTGGCCGTCATCGGCATCACGGCCCAGGCGGCCGCCAGCGCACGCCCACGCCGAACGAGCCGGACAGCGGGCATCGATACGGCTCTTGTCCGTGCGCGCGCCTTCGTCGCCGAGCACGGATGCCTTGCTCTGGCCACCAAGAACATCTCTTACCAGGGATTTCCGCTGGGGCAGTGGCTCAATGCCCAGCGTTCCCTCGGTCGCCGTCAGGACGAAGCCGGCCCGCACCTGCAGGTACTCGACGAGATCGACGTGTGGTGGAACCCGCCGTGGCCCTTGGCGTGGCAGCGGACCTGGCACCGGATCCGCGCTCATGTCCGAGACCGGCGCCAGGCGGCTGCGGGAGGGCACTGGCCGGACGGCAGTGACGGCTGGGCCACGTGGCTGTCTGTACAGTGCATCGGCTACAAGCAGTTGCGTCCGCCGCAGCAGCATCTGCTGGCGGAGATCGGCATCACCGCCGAAACCGCCGCTGTTCGCCCCCACGAGGTCATCGCGCAGCTCTGCGGTACGGCCCCCGGGCTGGCCCACGCGCGCACCTACGCCGCCCAGCACGGCCACCTCGCCATTCCCCGGAGTGCGTATTGCGAGGGGTTTCCGTTGGGCCGGTGGCTGAGCGAACAGCGCCGCAAGGCGCGGGAGCACCATCGCGGTACGGGCGGTACGTGGCCAGTCAGTACGCTCCTGGCGGCGCTCGACCCCTGGTGGAGTCCGACCTGGTCCTTGGAGTGGCAACGCAATTGGAGTCGCGTGCGGAAGCGGTCAGAGTCCGCGTACGCAGTCGACGACGGCGGTAGTACGAGCATTGCGGACCTTGAGGAGGAGCTGGCCGGCTGGCTGAGGCGTCAGTGCGCCGGCTACGGCACGCTCCACCCCGAACAGCATCATCTGCTGGCCAGGATCGGCATCACCGCCGAAACAGCCCGCGCCGCCCAGCCACCGGCTCCCTCCACCGAGCCCGATCTTTTGGACACCGCGCTCGCACACGCCCGCACTTACGCCGCCCGATACGGCCACATCGCCGCTCCCACCAGCACCATCCTCAACGGGTTCCGGTTGGGAAAGTGGCTGGCTTGGCAACGACGGCGCGCCCATCAGGGGCGCCTCTCCTCTGCCCGGGCCAAAGCCCTGGCCATGATCGATCCGTGGTGGAATCCGGCCTGGCCCCTGCAGTGGCAGCAGGCCTACCACCGCCTGTGCACGGCAGCTGCGGGTGCCGACGGCGTAACGCCCACGAACCACCCCCGAGGCCTTTACCGCTGGATCCGTGTCCAGCAGGAGTCCTGGGAGCATCTCCACCCCGGCCAGCAGGATCTCCTGACCGCCCTCGGCATCACACCCCACACTCCTGTAGGCGAACGCCCCGCCCCGGCCACACGCTCCTACCCCGTCAGCCCCGGACTCGACCACGCACGCGCCTACGCCGTCCAGCACGGCCACCTCACCCCGGACAAACACACCCGACAAGACGGCTTCCCCCTCGGCACATGGCTGAGCCGCCAACGCCGCAACGCTCGCGCCGGCACCCTCTCCGCCACCACCGCAGCCGCCCTCGCCAGCCTGGACCCGTGGTGGAACCCGCCCTGGCCCTATACCTGGCACCGCACCTACCAGCAATACCGCACCGCGATCAACGGAAGCACGCCCCTCCCCGACGCACTCCACCGCTGGATCGCCCAGCAACGCGCCCGCTGGCACACCCTCCACCCCCACCAACAACACCTCCTCACCCACAGCGCTGATTCGACTGACCACAGCACGCGCTTCTGGGACTCCGTAGCTAGCCCTACTCGGCCTGCTGCACGCTCACAGCACGCCGTGGCCACTCAGCCTGCAGAAGCCGAGCCAGCGGAAAGGGCAGCCGGATGTGGAAACCCCGCGCGGAGGCGGCGTCCCGTCATGCCGGCAGCTACGGCCCGGCCTCCTCACGGCTGCGGCTGCTCCCGAGCCCGGTCACGGTGTGAGACTGCGGGAGGGTGTGATGGATGCCTGTTGCCCAACTGCGGGCATAG
- a CDS encoding XRE family transcriptional regulator: protein MGEIEDAIERADRESFTRQPPKTLKGQIGYLLKQMGSAKAVAAELGVTADSVNRYRRGARKHARADVAAKIDDAVRQRWQPMVRKRRQKQAAATGGITVETRARFGYTAPVGTTDDGRFRRLTVHLPATYAQRLFDARESGVSEQEMRGIIAEGFKEIYFQDGGDRAAGLSDVTLNDIDYLDLDY from the coding sequence GTGGGGGAGATCGAGGACGCCATCGAGCGGGCCGACCGGGAGAGCTTCACCCGCCAGCCGCCCAAGACCCTCAAGGGCCAGATCGGCTATCTGCTCAAGCAGATGGGCAGCGCCAAGGCCGTCGCGGCGGAGCTCGGGGTCACCGCCGACTCCGTCAACCGCTACCGGCGCGGCGCCCGCAAGCACGCCCGCGCCGACGTCGCCGCGAAGATCGATGACGCCGTACGGCAGCGCTGGCAGCCCATGGTCCGCAAGCGTCGGCAGAAGCAAGCCGCCGCCACAGGCGGGATCACCGTGGAAACCCGGGCCCGGTTCGGCTACACCGCGCCGGTCGGCACCACCGACGACGGACGATTCCGGCGACTCACCGTGCACCTCCCCGCGACGTACGCACAACGCCTCTTCGACGCCCGTGAATCCGGAGTCAGCGAGCAGGAGATGCGCGGCATCATCGCCGAAGGCTTCAAAGAGATCTACTTCCAAGACGGCGGAGACCGAGCGGCAGGTCTCTCCGACGTCACCCTCAACGACATCGACTACCTCGACCTCGACTACTGA
- a CDS encoding helix-turn-helix domain-containing protein, whose amino-acid sequence MASEEELFASVDALLEEEPQLPPPAERARLREAAGITQARLAVALKTSTQTVKNYENGRSEPKSPRLEAYQRLLKGWAAKYPAHTSPAAPAPVVAPQPEVPETFTGSAAPEQAEVAAPVQAAAVLAVSERPARSVTSRRPAAKKAAAPAVDPRFPHGPLAVLDGDGSAYGAGGIVLDCPAATIPELVEWTLRESGLGAAKLNRYGKDSDPLIVLTAAAAVKLGLPERLEGHEQRRSLRLPEDHPVVKQVTKAKWQLTQRGFGPWARIYRKAQGRERQCVQLAVLSWNALDERSWPGVSEMEPADIARVLGVYAMRVITPRGSTAVSGLELMTALRPPTKAVRDEETGNWVSGYNAGSLGTEPMDPAPPEATPEHPVVVNSGWKGGFLNEEAYQWVRSVQTLSDEECTLPFAVGLDLNTAFLAAAARLVVGLSAPDHFHTPKFNPKIPGSWLADLSHIELDPRLPSPFTPDGTRPTGPAWYQTHTLAYAQELGHDVHPVEAYLRRETGAYLDPWHDRLKNAYVDTLADLGVTKDLTDVEFLAAMEQHKQNDPALAAVLSAIKATVKGGVGKLRERPQGKSYKEGETWPALARPTWRPDIRAAVISKARVNMHRKLNNMVKMTGLYPLAVLSDCVVYPSPGESPLDFLPYAASGKPQPGAFRLGPTPGLAKLEGVQSMLWAVDLMEKGLNPARHIKGGDAVLDEGE is encoded by the coding sequence ATGGCGTCTGAGGAAGAGCTGTTCGCGAGCGTGGACGCGCTGTTGGAGGAGGAGCCGCAGCTCCCGCCTCCGGCGGAGCGTGCCCGGCTGCGTGAGGCCGCCGGCATTACCCAGGCCCGCCTCGCGGTCGCGCTGAAAACGTCGACGCAGACGGTGAAGAACTACGAGAACGGCCGCTCAGAACCGAAGTCGCCGCGCCTGGAGGCTTACCAGCGGCTCCTGAAGGGGTGGGCAGCGAAGTACCCCGCGCACACTTCCCCGGCCGCGCCCGCACCGGTCGTCGCGCCGCAGCCGGAGGTGCCCGAGACGTTCACCGGCTCGGCCGCCCCGGAGCAGGCGGAGGTTGCCGCGCCGGTTCAGGCCGCGGCCGTCCTGGCGGTGTCCGAACGTCCCGCACGTTCGGTGACGTCGCGGCGTCCGGCGGCCAAGAAGGCTGCCGCGCCCGCCGTCGACCCGCGCTTCCCCCACGGCCCGCTCGCCGTGCTGGACGGCGACGGCTCCGCGTACGGCGCGGGCGGGATCGTGCTGGACTGCCCGGCGGCCACGATCCCGGAGCTGGTGGAGTGGACGCTGCGCGAGTCCGGCCTCGGTGCCGCGAAGCTCAACCGGTACGGCAAGGACTCCGACCCGCTGATCGTGCTCACCGCGGCCGCCGCCGTGAAGCTCGGACTGCCCGAGCGCCTGGAGGGCCACGAGCAGCGCCGCTCCCTGCGCCTCCCGGAGGACCACCCCGTCGTCAAGCAGGTGACGAAGGCCAAGTGGCAACTCACCCAGCGGGGCTTCGGCCCGTGGGCCCGGATCTACCGCAAGGCGCAGGGCCGCGAGCGGCAGTGCGTGCAGCTGGCAGTCCTGTCGTGGAACGCGCTCGATGAGCGGTCCTGGCCCGGTGTCAGCGAGATGGAGCCGGCCGATATCGCCCGCGTGCTGGGGGTGTACGCGATGCGGGTCATCACGCCGCGCGGCTCGACGGCCGTGTCCGGGCTGGAGCTGATGACGGCGCTGCGCCCGCCGACGAAGGCCGTGCGGGACGAGGAGACCGGGAACTGGGTGTCCGGCTACAACGCGGGCTCGCTCGGGACGGAGCCGATGGACCCGGCGCCGCCGGAGGCCACCCCGGAACACCCCGTCGTCGTGAACTCGGGCTGGAAGGGCGGCTTCCTGAACGAAGAGGCCTACCAGTGGGTGCGGTCGGTTCAGACGCTGTCCGATGAGGAGTGCACCCTGCCCTTCGCGGTCGGCCTGGACCTCAACACGGCGTTCCTCGCCGCTGCGGCCCGCCTGGTCGTCGGCCTCTCCGCCCCGGACCACTTCCACACCCCGAAGTTCAACCCGAAGATCCCCGGGAGCTGGCTGGCCGACCTCAGCCACATCGAGCTGGACCCGCGCCTGCCCTCCCCGTTCACCCCCGACGGCACCCGGCCGACGGGACCGGCCTGGTACCAGACGCACACCCTCGCCTACGCCCAGGAGCTCGGGCACGACGTGCACCCGGTCGAGGCGTACCTGCGCCGCGAGACCGGGGCGTACCTGGACCCGTGGCACGACCGGCTGAAGAACGCCTACGTCGACACCCTCGCCGACCTCGGCGTCACCAAGGACCTCACCGACGTGGAGTTCCTGGCGGCGATGGAGCAGCACAAGCAGAACGACCCGGCGCTGGCCGCCGTCCTGTCCGCGATCAAGGCCACGGTGAAGGGCGGCGTCGGCAAGCTCCGCGAGCGCCCGCAGGGCAAGTCCTACAAGGAGGGCGAGACGTGGCCGGCCCTGGCCCGGCCGACGTGGCGCCCCGACATCCGGGCCGCCGTCATCAGCAAGGCCCGGGTCAACATGCACCGCAAGCTCAACAACATGGTCAAGATGACCGGCCTGTACCCGCTCGCCGTACTCTCCGACTGCGTCGTCTACCCGAGCCCGGGTGAGAGCCCGCTCGACTTCCTCCCCTACGCCGCGTCCGGCAAGCCGCAGCCCGGCGCCTTCCGCCTCGGACCCACCCCGGGCCTGGCAAAACTGGAAGGCGTCCAGTCGATGCTGTGGGCGGTCGACCTCATGGAGAAGGGTCTCAACCCCGCCCGCCACATCAAGGGCGGCGACGCCGTCCTGGACGAAGGAGAGTAG
- a CDS encoding DUF6233 domain-containing protein has product MPDDDAPEGRPAEGPSLLEKNRALEEWLRWQLGQVQKRIRDLEEQERAALRWKIQQKTPTSPALLHRGDCGLYQARIGFIDRDYALVAVTMPDIQSCEACRPGAGLGQE; this is encoded by the coding sequence GTGCCCGACGATGACGCCCCGGAGGGCCGGCCGGCCGAGGGGCCATCGCTGCTGGAGAAGAACAGGGCGTTGGAGGAGTGGCTGCGCTGGCAGCTCGGGCAGGTTCAGAAACGCATCCGGGACCTGGAGGAGCAGGAGCGTGCCGCGCTGCGGTGGAAGATCCAGCAGAAGACGCCGACGTCGCCAGCACTGCTGCACCGCGGGGACTGTGGGCTCTACCAGGCCCGGATCGGTTTCATCGACCGGGACTATGCGCTGGTCGCGGTGACGATGCCGGATATCCAGTCGTGTGAGGCGTGCCGGCCGGGTGCAGGGCTCGGTCAGGAGTAG
- a CDS encoding DUF4440 domain-containing protein: protein MTDESERAMQAAIDGEMRLLDPEVRASPDRVLELLDPEFIEFGASGRRWDVESILTVTSGDSVSPESPVKVSEMTGTALAPGVVHLTYLADNQGRRAWRSSLWRLTASGWRMYFHQATLTG, encoded by the coding sequence ATGACGGATGAGAGTGAGCGGGCCATGCAGGCGGCCATCGACGGGGAGATGCGGCTCCTCGATCCCGAGGTGCGCGCCTCCCCGGACCGTGTCCTGGAGCTTCTGGATCCGGAGTTCATCGAGTTCGGGGCTTCCGGGCGCCGGTGGGACGTGGAGTCGATCCTCACCGTGACGAGCGGAGACTCGGTGTCCCCCGAGTCCCCGGTCAAGGTCAGCGAGATGACCGGCACCGCCCTCGCTCCAGGTGTCGTTCATCTGACGTACCTCGCCGACAACCAGGGCCGCAGGGCATGGCGGAGCTCTCTGTGGCGTCTGACAGCGTCGGGCTGGCGGATGTACTTCCACCAGGCCACTCTGACCGGTTGA
- a CDS encoding transposase produces MYLPKSWTSDRDRCQAAKIPDERGFATKGELARDIVRRCLAAGLPAAWVTADEAYGQDWNFRRLLEQLGLGYVVAVLKSQQIKSLAGIWRIDELIDEAPRRCPAAAVLWRRGEGPTRLPLGRGETARQHHLRSGSADPSPLGAGPPQSLRPRRDRLLPRSRARRHRDRRTLPGRRQPVGGGRWAVGGGRSRNASKPRRTNVALTSTKSAATPAGTGTPPSPCSPTPF; encoded by the coding sequence CTGTATCTACCGAAGTCCTGGACCTCCGACCGTGACCGCTGCCAGGCGGCGAAGATCCCCGACGAGCGGGGCTTCGCGACCAAGGGGGAGCTGGCCAGAGACATCGTGCGCCGCTGTCTGGCCGCGGGTCTACCGGCTGCCTGGGTGACCGCGGATGAGGCGTACGGGCAGGACTGGAACTTCCGCCGCCTGCTCGAACAGCTTGGCCTCGGTTACGTGGTGGCGGTGCTCAAGTCCCAGCAGATCAAGTCCCTGGCCGGGATCTGGCGCATCGACGAGCTCATCGACGAAGCCCCCCGTCGATGCCCGGCAGCGGCTGTCCTGTGGCGACGGGGCGAAGGGCCCACGCGTCTACCACTGGGCCGCGGCGAAACTGCCCGCCAACATCATCTTCGATCCGGATCTGCCGACCCATCACCGCTGGGTGCTGGCCCGCCGCAGTCTCTCCGACCCCGCCGAGATCGCCTACTACCTCGCTCACGCGCCCGTCGGCATCGAGACCGAAGAACTCTCCCGGGGCGCCGGCAGCCGGTGGGCGGTGGGCGGTGGGCGGTGGGCGGTGGGCGGTCAAGGAATGCTTCCAAGCCGCGAAGAACGAATGTGGCCTTGACGAGTACGAAGTCCGCCGCTACCCCGGCTGGTACCGGCACACCACCCTCGCCATGCTCGCCCACGCCGTTCTGA